GTTGAGCAAGCGAGGCCTGATTCTCGGCGGTGAATTCCGCTTCCTCACTCAGAACAACAAGGGTGAATTCTACGGGGAAGTCCTGCCCGATGACCGGGAGTCCGATGAATACGGCACCCGTGGCGCCCTGCACGCCCGCAGCCACAGCAACCTGAATTATCTCACCCAGGGACTGAGCGCAGACGTGGACGTCAACTGGGTCTCCGATGACAATTATCTGGACGACATGGGGCGCAGCCTGGCGGTCACCAGCACCCGCCACCTGCTGAGCCGCGCTGCCCTGAACTGGCGTCTGCCCCAATGGGATGCCCTGGCCGAAGTGCGCGATTACAACACTCTGGACAAGACCATTGCGCCCAAAGACCGCCCCTACAGCCTGCTGCCACGCCTGGCCGTCAACTGGACCCACTTCCAGGGAGCCGCCGGACTGGACTACAGTGTTGGCGTGGAGATGACCAGCTTCTACCGGGATGACAGTGTCACCGGTTCACGTTTCGACCTGGCCCCCAAAGTATCCATGCCGCTACACAGGGACTGGGGATTCCTTGAACCCGCCCTGACCGGTCGTTACACCTCCTATGAACTGGACGACGCATTGCCGGGACAGGACAACAAACCGGATCGGGGCACCTGGAGCGCCAGTCTGGACAGCGGCCTGTTTTTCGACCGCGATACCAACTGGCTGGGCCACAACCTGACTCAGACCCTGGAGCCCCGGGCCTACTATCTGTACACCCCTTATGTAAATCAGGACGACCTGCCCCTGTTCGATACCGGGCTGCTGGACTTCAGCTTCAACAACCTGTTCCGCGACAACCGCTTCAATGGTCCGGACCGGGTGGGTGATGCCAACCAGCTCACCCTGGCCCTGACCAGCCGCCTTCTTTCCCAGGCCGATGGCAGGGAACTGCTCAATGCCAGTATTGGTCAGATATATTATTTCCAGGATCGGCGTGTAACCCTGTACCAGGGGGATCCCCTGGATGACAGCAGCTCCTCGATCATTGCCCAGCTTTCCAGCGGAATGTTTGAGCACTGGATGCTGCGTGCCGGACTGGAATATGATCCCAACGCGGACAGCAAGGTGCGCCAGGGCCTCGCCATGGCCACCTACCGCGGAGACAATGGGCAACGTCTGCACGCTTCCTGGCGATTGCGCGAAGGCGTCCTGGAACAGACAGACCTGGCTGCCGTATGGCCTGTCAGCAACAAGCTCAGCCTGATTGGCCGCTGGTACTATTCCGTGGAAGAAAGCCATTCCCTGGAAACCGTGGCCGGCCTGGAGTATGGCGATTGCTGCTGGCATCTTCGTGCAGTATGGCGCCGTTACCTGGATCATAACGGCGAAGCGTATAATGACACGGCCCTGCTGCAACTGGAACTGAATGGCCTGGGCAAACTGGGCAACAACATAGACAACTTCCTCGACCGGACGATATATGGTTATTGACAATTCCTCCCGGCAACTGCGCTTGTGGCTGCTGCTCCTGCTTGCCGCCAGCCTGCTGCTTCCAGCCACTCTGACATTCGCTGCCGAGGCAGAACTCCTCGACCGTATCGTGGCGGTTGTCAATGACGACGTAGTGCTGCAGAGCGAACTCGATCAGGAAGTAGCCTCCGTCAAGGAGAAACTTGCCCAGGTCGGCGCGGAAGACATCCCCAGGGACGAAATCCGCAAACAGGCCCTGGAACGCCTTATTCTGGAAAAGCTGCAACTGGCCGAAGCCAGGAAGATTGGCGCCACCGTTGACGACGAAACCCTGCTCATGGCCATGAATAAAATTGCCCAGCAGAATGGCCTCAGCCTGGACGAACTTGCGGCAGCACTCAAGGAACAGGGCATGAGCATGGACGATTACCGCGAGGAACTGCGCAAGGAAATCACTCTGCAACGCCTGCGCAACCGGGAAGTGATCAGCAG
This sequence is a window from Thiolapillus brandeum. Protein-coding genes within it:
- the lptD gene encoding LPS assembly protein LptD, with amino-acid sequence MKISINKLLPSLILGTILLGGAITQAAAREYRWECQPATDGSSWNCGPAGSLPPMPATPPVIKPEAHEAVPGPSTAPLPTPQKPEAEKIPASPVIQPPESAANAPVEPPAPPQTPTTPASTTAEKSVVDHQEPPVAAPEPEQEPEVSEQKEQTPSPTAKDATDIEESTPAIPVQPEEEPVTREPPEPTTPTADTADEPEPQQPTVSETRDLALLLDQGIPWQQCRLTPSRPHPASQDDGRIIVEADSATALPGEDKAHFQGSVVIQQNGNSLMSDDLQFDNRHKIVRSDERLLVQMRDLRVLGSQAWFNLQKLQGSMAEVSYRIPSRKARGEASLLEIKDRQHSHYENISYTTCPPGNNGFLLTANSMDIDQEKQIGTFRGAKLKFLGVPVFYAPKLTLPLNENRKSGLLVPSAGYSSHNGLDLTIPYYFNLAPNYDATFVPRLLSKRGLILGGEFRFLTQNNKGEFYGEVLPDDRESDEYGTRGALHARSHSNLNYLTQGLSADVDVNWVSDDNYLDDMGRSLAVTSTRHLLSRAALNWRLPQWDALAEVRDYNTLDKTIAPKDRPYSLLPRLAVNWTHFQGAAGLDYSVGVEMTSFYRDDSVTGSRFDLAPKVSMPLHRDWGFLEPALTGRYTSYELDDALPGQDNKPDRGTWSASLDSGLFFDRDTNWLGHNLTQTLEPRAYYLYTPYVNQDDLPLFDTGLLDFSFNNLFRDNRFNGPDRVGDANQLTLALTSRLLSQADGRELLNASIGQIYYFQDRRVTLYQGDPLDDSSSSIIAQLSSGMFEHWMLRAGLEYDPNADSKVRQGLAMATYRGDNGQRLHASWRLREGVLEQTDLAAVWPVSNKLSLIGRWYYSVEESHSLETVAGLEYGDCCWHLRAVWRRYLDHNGEAYNDTALLQLELNGLGKLGNNIDNFLDRTIYGY